GTCCGCGAACGAGCGATCACGCTCTTTCTTCTGATCGCCGTCACCCTGGCGGGCGTCTTCGCCTTCAGCCGGCTCGGCCGAGCGGAAGATCCGGCCTTCACGATCAAGTCGCTGATCGTGACCGCCGCCTGGCCTGGGGCGACCGCCGAGGAGATGCAGAATCTCGTCGCGGAGCCCCTCGAGAAGCGGCTGCAGGAACTGCGTTGGTATGATCGCGTCGAGACCTTCACGCGTCCGGGCTTGGCCTTCCTGACCCTGACGCTGCAGGACAAGACTCCGCCGTCGGTCGTTCAGGAGGAGTTCTATCAAGCGCGAAAGAAGCTGGGAGACGAGGCGCATAAGCTGCCTGCCGGCGCGCTCGGTCCATTCGTGAACGACGAATATTCCGATGTGAGTTTCGCGGTGTATGCCGTGAAAGCCCGTGGCATGCAGCCGCGCGAGCTCACGCGAGAAGCCGAAGCGTTGCGCCAGCGCTTGCTGCATGTGGCCGGCGTCAAAAAGGTCGATATTCTCGGCGAACGCCCCGAGCGAATTTTCGTCAACTTCTCCTATGAGCGGCTCTCGACGCTCGGGATCGCCCCACGCGAAATCGTTGATGCCCTCAGGCGTCAGAACGCCGTTACCCCCGCTGGATCGATCGACGCCAACGGGCCGCAGGTCTTCATCCGCATCGACGGAGCTTTCGACAGCCTGCAAAAAATCGCCGACACGCCTCTGGTCAGCGGCGGCCGTGTGCTGAAGCTGTCCGACATCGCGGATGTCACACGCGGCTACGAAGATCCGGCGACCTATCTGATCCGTCACAATGGCGAGCCGGCCATGGCGCTCAGCCTCGTCATGAAGGAAGGAGTGAACGGCCTCGAGCTCGGGAAAGCGCTGGATGCGGAGGAAGCCAAGATCGCGCAAGAACTGCCGGCCGGGCTCTCATTCACCAAGGTCAGCGATCAGGCCGTCAATATCGCGGAGTCGGTCGACGAGTTCATGCTCAAATTCTTCGTCGCCCTGGGCGTGGTGCTCGTCGTGAGCCTGGTCAGTCTCGGCTGGCGTGTCGGCATCGTGGTCGCGGCCGCAGTTCCGCTCACTCTCGCGGCGGTTCTCGTCATCATGCTGGTCACAGACCGTGTGTTCGATCGCGTCACGCTCGGAGCCTTGATCATCTCGCTCGGACTCCTCGTCGACGACGCGATCATCGCCATCGAGATCATGGTGGTGAAGCTGGAAGAAGGCTTCGACCGCATCAAAGCGGCGGCTTATGCCTGGAGCAATACCGCCGCGCCGATGCTGTCTGGCACGCTCGTGACCATCATCGGCTTCACGCCTGTCGGATTCGCGCGTTCGACGGCGGGCGAATATGCCGGCAATATTTTCTGGATCGTCGGTTTCGCGCTGATCACGTCTTGGATCGTCGCGGTGGTCTTTACTCCCTATTTGGGGGTGAAGCTGCTTCCCGACATCGAGCCGATCGAAGGCGGACATCATGCGATCTATGCGACGCCGAATTATCAGAAGCTTCGACGCCTCATAACATCGGCGGTGGATCAGAAATTCAAGGTCGCGGGGATCGTGATCGGATTATTCGTCCTCGCGGGCGCGGGAATGGGCGTCGTCAAGCAACAATTCTTCCCGACCTCGGATCGACCGGAAGTTCTGGCCGAAGTCCAGATGCCGGAAGGCTCGAGCATCGAGACGACCAGCGCCGCGGCCGCGAAGCTGGAGAATTGGCTGAAGCAGCAGCCCGAAACGAAAATCGTCACGACCTATATCGGTCAGGGGGCGCCGCGTTTCTTTTTCTCCTATAGTCCCGAGCTCCCCGACCCGTCCTTCGCGAAGCTGATCGTCTTGACGCCGGATGCGGAGGCCCGCGACCGCCTCAAAATTCGCTTTCGAGAACGCGTCGCCGAAGGGCTGGCGCCCGAGGCCCGCATTCGCGTGGCGCAACTAGTGTTCGGCCCCTACACGCATTTTCCAGTCTCGTTTCGCGTCATGGGGCCGGACACGACCGAGGTGCGCGCCATCGCCGATGAGGTGCTGGCGGTGATGCGAGCCAATCCGAATACGCGCCAAGTCAATCAGGACTGGGGCGAGCGTGCTCCGACAGTTCATTTTGTTCTGGATCAGGATCGCCTCCAGCTGATCGGCCTCACCTCCATCGACGTGGCGGAGCAGCTGCAGTTTCTGCTCACCGGCGTCACCGCCACTCAGGTGCGCGAGGATATTCGAATCGTCGATGTGGCGGGGCGCAGCGCGGGGCCGGAGCGTCTCGATCCGGTCAAGCTCGGGGACCTCACCCTGACCGGCAAGAGCGGGAATTCGATCCCGCTCAGCCAGATCGGCCACGTCGAGATTCGCCCGGAAGAGCCCATTTTGAGGCGGCGCGATCGGACGCCGACGATCACGGTTCAATGCGACATCGACGAGGCGCTTCAGCCGCCGCAAGTCTCGGCGGAAATCCAGACGGCGCTGGCTCCGATCATCGCGCGCCTTCCCGATCAATATCGGATCGAGATGGGCGGCAACGCCGAGGAATCGAACAAGGCCAATTCGGCGTTGGCTCCGATCTTCCCGATCATGATTCTGTTCACGCTGTTCGTCATCGTCCTTCAAGTCCGGTCCCTGCCGGCGATGGGAATGGTGTTTCTGACAGCTCCTCTGGGATTGCTCGGCACGGTTCCGATCCTGCTGCTGTTCGGGCAGCCCTTCGGCTTCAATGCAATCCTGGGACTGATCGGCCTCTCCGGCATTCTGATGCGCAATACCTTAATTCTGATCGGCCAGATTCAGACCAATGAGGCCGAGGGCTTGGACACCTATCACGCGGTTATCGAGGCGACTGTCCAACGCGCGCGCCCCGTGATCTTGACGGCGCTCGCCGCCGTCCTCGCTTTCATTCCGCTGACCCATTCGGTGTTCTGGGGCTCCATGGCCTATACGCTGATCGGAGGGACGGCTGTCGGCACCGTCTTGATCCTGCTCTTCCTTCCAGCGCTCTACGCGATCTGGTTCAAAGTGAAGCCCTCGGGCGCGAGTCCGACTGAAAATGAACATGACGCCCTCGGGCTGTCGACCAGCCGCCATACATCTCATGACGTGAGTTTGGAGGTCGATTCGAAAGCGTAGCTCGAAAGCGGCGCCAGCATAATGGCCCGCTCAATGCGATGAAACCGCTCAGCTCAAACCGATCTACAAGGAGCCATGACAATGGAAATCGCTGGAAAACTTGCGCTCGTGACTGGGGCCTCGGGCGGCATCGGCGCCGCGACCGCCCGCGCGCTCGCCGGCAAAGGAGCGCGCGTCATCTTGGTCGCGCGTTCAGGCGACAAACTGGCGCAATTGGCGCGAGAGATCGAAGCGGCCGGAGGCAACGCGCTCGCCATAGAGTGCGATCTCTCGAACTCCGATGAAATATCCCGCATGGGCGAACAAGTGCTCGAAAAGGCCGGAACGCCCGATATTATCATCAATAATGCCGGCTCTGGCCGCTGGCTCCCGACTGTCGAAACGACCCCGCAGGAAGCTCGACAGATGATCGAGCTCCCTTATCTCGCCGCGTTCGACGTAACGAGATTCTTCCTTCCTGGACTGCTGGCGGCGCGGAGCGGCCATATCGTCAACGTGACCTCTCCGGCTTCTTATATGGTGTGGCCGAATGCCGCCGCTTACATTGCCGCACGCCAAGCCTTGAAGGGCTTTTCGGATGCTCTGCGCACGGAAGTCGAAGCGAAAGGCGTGTTCGTCAGCCTCGTCGTGCTCGGAGTCGTGGAGAGCAGCTATTGGGAGCATAACCCCGGAAGCAGAGAACATGCTTCGAAGGCCATTCCGCCGTTGACGACGGACCAGGCCGCCGATGCGATCATCAAGGCGATCGAGCGACGGAAGCGTCGTTTGGTTTCACCGGCGATCTTCCGGGCGATCTTTCTATTGCGGGCGCTGTTTTCCTGAAGCGCAGCCGGGAACTCCTGCGTCAGCGTCATGATCGATAGGCCGCCGCGCGCGCCGCCGGGAACCGTCTGCGCGCGGTGCTCGAACACTGCCGATCGTCTGGGCCACGGGCCGGATCCGTGAAGTTGCTTGGAATCAGGTCCGTCAACACGGAGACACACTATGAAAACGCGTGAGATCGTCATCTGTAGCCCTGTCCGGACGGCAATCGGAGCCTTCGGGGGTGCGCTCAAGGAGATCTCGGCGACAACACTCGGCTCGACGGTCGTCGCGGAGACACTGCGCCGTTCAGGTCTCGACCCGACCCGAGTCGGCGGCGTCGTGATGGGCAATGTCATCCAGGCGGGCAACCGCATGAACCCGGCGCGGCAGGCTGCGATCGGCGGCGGGCTGCCGGTGAGCATTCCCGCAATGACCGTAAACCGTGTCTGTGGGTCTGGCGCCCAAGCCATCGCCACGGCCGCCACGGAAATCGTCGCAGGTGAGATCGACGTTGCGATCGCGGGCGGACTGGAGAGCATGGACCGCGCGCCGTACCTTCTCGGCAACGGCCGTTGGGGCTACCGGATGGGGGCGGCCGAGATCCTCGACAGCGCCGTCACAGACGGCCTCGAGGATGCATTCTCCGGCAAGCATTCCGGCTGGCACACCGAAGACCTCGTCGCCCGCGCGGGGCTGACGCGGGAACAGCAGGACGCATTCGCCGTCCGCTCGCAACAAGCGTTCTCCCGCGCACGCGAGGCCGGTCTCTTTACGGACGAGATCGTGCCGATCGACGCGCCCGGTCGGAAGGGAAGCGTGCGGTTCGCTGTCGATGAAGCCCCACGTCCAGACACCACGATCGAGATACTCGCAAAGCTTCGGCCAGCGTTCAGAGACGGTGGGACCATCACGGCCGGCAATGCGCCGGGTCTGAACAGCGGCGCCGCGGCCATGGTCGTCGCCGAACGCGGATTCGCCGAGGCGAACAGGATAGCGCCCATGGGCCGGCTCGTGGCCTCGGCTGTGGCTGCGGTCGAGCCAGGCCTATTCGGCATCGGTCCTGTGCCCGCCGTCCGAAAGGCGCTGGACCGTGCGGGTTGGAAGCTGGGGGACGTGGAGCGTTTCGAGATCAACGAAGCATTCGCCGCCGTGCCTCTCGCTGTCGCCGCCGAACTTGCGATACCTCTGGACCTCGTGAACGTGGTGGGAGGCGCGATCGCGCACGGCCATCCAATCGGGGCGACCGGCGCAATCCTCGTTACGCGCCTTCTCTATTCGATGCGGCGGGACGGACTCAGGCGTGGTGTCGTCACGCTCTGCATTGGCGGCGGGCAAGGCATCGCCCTTGCCCTAGAAGCGCAATGACGGAGGCTACGTTGGTCGTCGGCGGCTCCGAGACGGTGTCGACGGTGACTGAAGGGGTGGTTGGCGCCTTCGCGTTCTCCCTCCCAAGGGAGAACGCTGGTGGTCTGCCCATGCGTGATGCGTCGTTGATGCTCGACGTCTCGGCGCCGCCGGCGTTTCGGCCGCGCACGCGCACTGGCTTGGACTGCGACTTCAGAGGCGCATCGAGACGCGCTCCCGCGCCGCTAGCCTGCGTCATCCCGCAGCGTCGAGGATGACCCCAACCTTGGTAAGCCTGGATGGCTCCGGGGCCGAAACTGGTGGCAATGTGGCGACTTGAACGCACACGTCGAGTTATTGCCCGTCCACACAGAAGAAATAGCGCCGCGAACATCAGCCCGCCTTTGCGATCGCTCATCCGCCCTTCGGTCAGCATCATGACGAGCGGCTTGCCCGCGCCATCGCAGACGACAGGGAGCTTGGAGTTCAGCCCGCCCTTCGTGCGGCCAATACAGAGGAGAGCGCCACGAATCCGAAGGCGACGTCGGGATCGGAGACCGCCCTGTCAATGAATGGATCGCATGGGCACAGACGAAAGCCGATACACTCCATCCCTTTCACGACGGCCTCGCCGGCGTCTTCGACTCGATCAGCCACTGACGCCATTTTCGGCGAACCCTCGCCGCTGGCCCTTACCGACAACCGCATATCGGCCGATCCGGCGGCTCGGCAGGCTTCCTCCTTGCTGGCGCCTTGTTACGATTTTTTCTATTTCCAACAACCATCTGTATTTACACAACAAAATAGGTCTGTAATTCGCGACTGAAAATCCAGGTGTTGGTTTCCACAGCCCATCGCGCACGGATTTCACGCCGCCACACCACTCTTCCGGGCATGCAACTGCTCGGGTTTGAGATGCGTATATCGTCGAAACATCTTCCAGTCTCGATGCCCTGTGACGAGCGCCACTTGCTCGATCGAAAAGCCAGCCTCGAAGAGGCGGCTCGCGCCTTCATGCCGTAAATCGTGAAAATGAAGGTCGGAAATCTTGAGGGCGCGACATGTCCGACGAAACGCCGTCCCTACCGACCGGCTGTTATACGGAAAAATTCGACCCTTGCTGCTTTTCGAGGCTTCCTTCCGCTCGTGAACGAGAGCGCATGCGTCACGGAATTGTCAGCTGCGGCGTCAAATCGGATTTTGCGATGATGCGATCGATTTCGTCCTGCGTCGGCCGGCGATCGCGTTCGTTTCCCTTCCCGACCAATCCCAGACGGTTCAGCGCAATGCATGCGAGATCGGTCGGCTCCGTCGAAAGCTGAATGCCGTGAACTGCCGCCGCATGCGACAAAATCGTTTTGACATAGCCGAGGCCGATGCCGAGCGTGACGGGGCCAGCTCCTTCCTTCGCTCTATCGCGACCGAATTGAATGAGCCTCCGAAATCTTCAATCGCCCGAGGCGACGCTCGAGAGATTTGAGGCTCGCGGCCTTCGACCGGCCGATCCGCTTTCCGACTTCCGCGAGATCGTCCCTATGGAGACGGACGAGATCGCCGAATGTTCGCGCCTTCTTGCGCGCGCGCTTCGATGGCGACTCGCCACGGTCGATCCGGCGCTCTATGTCGAGCGCCACTCCTCGGCGTCGCGCCGGCGGAGAAACGTCTCGTTGACGTATTTCCCCTTGCGTCGAACTCGAGCGCGCCAGGAGCCGGATTTGAGCCTCGTGAAGGTCGCCATTTCGTGTGCGCTCTGTATGCACTGAGAAGTCGAAAAGGAACGAAAAGTGTCGTATCGAGGCGTGCGGGAGAGTGCGCACGCCCCGACCTAGGGCCTTGAGAGTAAAATGAAATCGCTTACAAAACAAGACATTAGATTCTCTACCGCGCCTATGATGGACTGGACTGAAGTCGTCGCTTTTTCAAATACATAGCAGCAGTCGTGTGCACGCCGTGTGCAGGGCTTGTTCTCTTTTTCTTCCTGCTCGCCCGGCCGCGCTGGAACGCGCCGCCCCTCTCCCGGACGCGAGTTTCCGGACGCCAATCGTTATGCCGCCCAATCCGTCACCAGCAGCCCTGGCACGCGCTCGAACTCGCGGCGGTTGAGCGTCACCAGCGCCGCGCCGCGCCGCCGCGCCTGCGCCGCGACGAGATAGTCGAAGGGGCCGATCGGCGTCCCCTGCCGTTCGAGGAACGCCCTTATGTCCGCCGCTTCGCGCGCATCCTCGGCGTCGAAAGCCGGCTGGCCGATCCCGGCCGATAAAAAGCCCTCGAGGAGGGCGCGCGCCTGTTCGGCTCGGTCGCTCTTGGCGATTCCATAATCGAGCTCGAACAGCACGATCGCGGGGACGATGAGCGCCGTTCCCGCCCTCAGCTCATTCTCGAGCCTCGTGGCGATCCAGGGCTTCCGCTTGTTCAGGGCGAAGATGACGATGTTGGTGTCGAGACAAAACATCGTCCGCGTCAATCGAATGAGATCGAGTCGTCGGGCTCGAGCGGCGGATCGTCGGGCAGACCATCGGGCAAGAAGTCGCGCGCGCCCAAGGCGTCGAGCCGCGCGCGCCAGGCCTCCACGTCGAACGGCTCCTTCTCCAAAGGCTCCAAGATCACCTTGTCGCCCACCTTGCTGACGCGCACCTCTTTCCCCTCGAACCGGAACTCCTTTGGCAGGCGCACGGCCTGGCTGCGGCCGTGCATGAACAGCTTGGCGGTCGCTTTTCGTTCGGTGGGCTTGCCGGCGCTCGCGGTCATCTCGCGTCTCGGTGGAGTGACGTCTATCTCTGGTAGATATCATGCGGCCAGAGCATCGGTCAATTCGTCGAGAAGCGCAGGCAGGCGCGCGCCGAACGGGGCGCGCGCCCGGACGTCCGCCACGGTCGGAGAAAGGTCGCAAAGGCGTCGTCGACCCGCCGTCCGGCGGCGATCTCATCGACATGCTTGTCGAAAGAGAGAAACGTCTCGTTGACGGATTTCCCCTTGCGTCGAGCTCGAGCGCGCCAGGAGCCGGATTTGAGCTACGTGCAGGTCGTCCATCGCCCCCCCCCGGGCGCGTCCAAGCGGCCGCCACGATTTTAGTCGCCCGAAGCGCATCCTTGTTACGCGCTGCGCATCAGCAGCCTCTGGCCCACTGCCGAAATAGAGTTCCGCTGCTGCGAGCCGACACCGTCTTGCCCATCAGATCGCCTATTTTCATTTTTCAATGATGCTCATGCTGATCATGGCCGGACGGTTGCGCTTTCGGGCTCTTCGTTTTCGTCACTCCATCATGCCGCGGCGCGTCTTTAGGGCGACCCTCGACCTCATGAGCGACGGTCCCCTCCGGGAACTCATATGGACCCGGGTCTTTATAGTCGTCGCGCGCCAGACCCTCTCGGATCTTCATGAGCGTGAACATGCCGCCCATTTCGATAGGTCCAAATTGGCCTGTTCCCGTCATCATGGGAAGCGCATTGTTCGGCCCAGGCATGTGCATCGACGCCATTTCGCCCATCCCGGACGAACCCATGGGCATGTAATCCGGAACCAATTTGGTGATGGCTTCGACAATGCGGGGGCTCTGCTTCACTCCGATGAAAGTTCTCAAATCATGGCCCATCGCGTTCATCGTGTGATGCGACTTGTGGCAGTGCAAAGCCCAATCACCCGGGTTGTTCGCGACGAGCTCGAAGGCGCGAATTGTTCCGACAGGGACGTCTACGGTCGATTCGGGCATTTGAGCAGATCGAGGAATCCAGCCCCCATCCGTGCCCGTGACGACGAAATGGTGGCCATGCAGGTGAATCGGATGATTTGTCATGCTGAGATTCGCTATCCGCACGCGCACGCGATCGTTCAAGCGTACAACGAGCGGGTCGATGCCGGGAAAGACCCGGTTATTGAATGTCCACATATTGAAGTTCGTCATCTCCACGACCTTGGGCACATAGGTTCCGGGATCGACATCATAGGTGGCCAACATGAACGCGAAATCGCGATCGACCCTATGCTGCTCGGGATCGCGCGAATGAACGACGATCATTCCCATCAAGCCCATCGCCATCTGCACCATTTCGTCCGAATGCGTGTGGTACATGAACGTCCCGCTCGTCTTCAGATCGAATTCGTAGACGAAGGTCTTGCCCGGCGGAATATGAGGCTGCGTGACGCCGGCCACGCCATCCATGCCATTCGGCAACAAGATTCCATGCCAGTGGATCGAGGTGGGTTCCGGCAGCTTATTCGTCACGAAAATGCGGACCTTATCGCCTTCGACCACCTCTATGGTCGGACCCGGCGATTGGCCGTTATAGCCCCAAAGATGCACTTTCATCCCGGGCGCGAACTCACGCTCGACGGCTTCCGCGACGAGATGAAACTCTTTGACGCCCTCGTTCATGCGCCAGGGCAAGCTCCACCCGTTCAACGTCACGACGGGTCGGTATTCGGGACCATTCGAGGGGGACAACGGAGGCTGTGTCGCCGCGCTCGTCGCATAATGAGCTTCCGGTATGCGCGCCGCTCGCGCGCGGCCGCTGAGAGCGGCGACGCTTACAAGTCCAGCCGCGGCGCCGATGAAGCTCCTTCGAGACATCATTGTTTGTCCCCCTCATTCGTCACTGTCCGATCGCATCCGTCCGTGATCCGGACGTCTCCTCGACTCGCGCTTCGGCTCCGCCGATGACCGTAGCTCGAAGGTCTGTGCTGGCGAGCCAGAAATCGCGCTTGGCTTCGATCGCCGCAATTCTCGCCAATATCCTCTGGCGCACCTCGGCGAGCAGTGGGAAGACGTCGATCAGCATCGCATTGTAGCGCAGCAGGCTTTCATCCACGATGATCTTGCGCAGCGGCAAAATCTCGCGCTGATAATGATTCGCTATGTCCCACGTCGAGCGATAGGTGCGATACGCCAATCGTGCTTCCGAACGAATGTCGATCGCTTTTGCCGCCAAGCGGTTGAACGCCTGCATGTAGTTTTGCTCCGCTTCGCGCGTGCGCGCCTCGCCAAAGTCGAAAATCGGAATTTCAATCGTGGCGCCTGGGCCAACAACCCTGAATCGAACATTCTCGGTGTCGATCGTCCCGTCGCTCGAAACACTGGTGACGGTTTCCCGCGTATCCTTATAGATGCCGGACAATTGGAAGACATTGACGAAGCGGGTCGCTTCGACGAGCCCATACGATTTTGCGAGCGCGTCGAGTTCTATGCCTGCGACGAAAAGATCGGGGCGGCGCGCCACCGCTTCCTGCTCGACCATGGGCATGCTTTGTGGACGAGAGGGCGGCGCCGGCAAGGCGGCGGGAAGCTTGAAATCGAGATCATCGCCCCACAAGCCAAGCGAGCGGATCAGCTGCTCGCGCTCGGCGATCGCGCGCTGGCGAGCCTTCGCGAGCTGAGCAGTAAGATCGGCGTAGAACACTTGCTCGCGCGCCTGATCGAGCTTGTTCATCGCGCCGGTTTCGCCCAATGCTCTGGCGAGCTCCGCCGCCGCTTCGGCCGTCGAATTCGCCTTGGCGAGAAAATCGACGAGCTCCCGCGAAGCGACAGCGCGATAGTAGTCCCTCCGCGCGCGGGCTGCGAGCCGGAGTGTTTCCTCGGCCGCGCGCAGCTGCGCCTGATGGAACCGGTCCGAGGCGATCTCCGCCCGCGCCGGCAAAGTCGCCAATGCGAGAATATCGGCGGCAATGATCGCCTCGAGCTCCAATTTCAGCGGTCCGGCAATCCGCGAAATGGAAAAGCTCGGGTTTGGCGGAAGGATTGCTCTTACCATCGCCGCTTCCGCGGAGCCCATGGCGTTATACGCCGCTTGGAGTCTGCGATTGCCGAGCAGAGCGATTTGCACCGCGGATTCGGCGGTCAGCGCTCGCGAGAGCAGAAGCTCGACACGAGCTCGAGCCGACGCAGCGTCCTCCGGGGTGCGGATCGCCAGCACGTCCTTTTCGAGCGGGCTGCCGGCGACGCTCGCGACAATGCTCATGCCGCCATCGTCCGAAAAACCGACGCAGGCGGAGAGCGTAATGGCCGAGAGCAATGCTGCGCCAGCTCGAATCCTCGAGCCGAGCCGACGCCGTCGCAACATCGACGGAAAGCATCGGAGCCGACTCAATGCTCATGCTCCGAGCCGCCGTCACGCCCGTGACCCGATGATCGGGTCACCCGAGCATTTTGCTCTCTCCAGGAACCCGGTCGGACCGGCCGTTGGCTGACGTAAGAGCCGATCGTAGAATGATAATGTGTAGCGGGCGCAGGCGCTCCGGCGTCGAACGGTTCAGGGGCGATAAACGGCAGCGGAGTTGGCGCGCAGCTATGAACTGTTCCGACAATCAATGAAACAGCGCCGACCTTCTCGAGAATATAAAGGAAGGACGCAAATAGCGGCCGCAGCTCAGCGGCGGACGTTTGTGCTCGCCACGACATAGAGAAGCCTCGGTCGCAGGGGATTCATACTCCAGCCACCGAATCACTCACGAGCGACGTTAGCTCGCTCATGCCGGCAAGGCTATTCGATAGGCGCCATAGGCCCGATACGCCGCTGATCGAGGAAGCCGCCAGCATCAGGCGGCGTTCGCCTCGTCGGAGGTTCGAATGTCGCCTCACGGGGAAGATCGCTTCCCCATAATCGGCTGGCCTAGTTCGTCGGCGAGCGGTTCGACCTCGGCCGCCATGTCCCGGCGACATAGTGGTCGAACGCGGCGATTTCCGCCTCTATATTCCCATCTCTGGTTTTTCAATCGATGACCGGCCGTTCCGAATGAGGCGATCCGCGCCCCATTGTCTCTGAAGGGTTCTCTCATGGCCCATGAGCACGCCCGTCACCACTCGCGAGAAAGCGCTCGGCGAAGCTCTCGCCCGGACGCGATCTACACATGTCCGATGCATCCGCAGATCCGCCGGCCGCAGCCCGGCAATTGTCCGATCTGCGGAATGGCGCTCGAACCTGTCCTCGCAAGCGCGGAGAGCGGACCGAGCCCGGAGCTCGTCGACATGACGCGGCGCTTTTGGATCGGCCTCGCTCTCGCCGTTCCTGGCGTCGTACTGGAGATGGGCGGGCATTTCTTCGGCCTTCACCATCTCATTCCGCCGCAGACGTCCAACTGGATTCAATTCGCTCTGGCGACTCCGGTGGTGCTGTGGGCCGGCGCGCCCTTCTTCGCGCGGGCGGCGCGGTCTCTCGTCACGCGCAATCTCAACATGTTCACGCTCATCGCCATGGGCACGGGAGTGGCCTTTGCCTATAGCGCGCTCGCGACTGTCGCGCCGTCGCTGATTCCCACGGCCTTCCGCAACGCGGATGGCTCGGTCCCGATCTATTTCGAGGCCGCCGCGGTCATCACCGTGCTCGTGCTGCTCGGCCAGGTGCTGGAGCTGCGCGCGCGAGAGCAGACCGGCGGCGCGATTCGCGCCTTGCTCGATCTCGCCCCGAAATCCGCGCGCCGCATCGCGGCCGACGGCTCGGACGAGGATATTTCGCTCGAGGATGTCGCGGTCGGCGATCGGCTTCGCGTGCGCCCCGGCGAAAAGATTCCCGTCGACGGCGAGCTCATCGACGGCCGCAGCTCGGTCGACGAATCCCTGGTCACGGGCGAGTCTCTGCCGGTGTCCAAGAGCGCCGGCGACCGGCTCATCGGTGGCACACTCAACCAGAGCGGCGGCTTCGTCATGCGCGCCGACAAGGTCGGCCGCGACACGATGCTCGCGCGCATCGTCGACATGGTCGCCGCGGCGCAGCGCAGCCGCGCGCCGATCCAGCGCCTCGCCGATCAGGTGTCGGGCTGGTTCGTGCCGGC
This genomic window from Methylosinus sp. H3A contains:
- a CDS encoding TolC family protein; the encoded protein is MSIVASVAGSPLEKDVLAIRTPEDAASARARVELLLSRALTAESAVQIALLGNRRLQAAYNAMGSAEAAMVRAILPPNPSFSISRIAGPLKLELEAIIAADILALATLPARAEIASDRFHQAQLRAAEETLRLAARARRDYYRAVASRELVDFLAKANSTAEAAAELARALGETGAMNKLDQAREQVFYADLTAQLAKARQRAIAEREQLIRSLGLWGDDLDFKLPAALPAPPSRPQSMPMVEQEAVARRPDLFVAGIELDALAKSYGLVEATRFVNVFQLSGIYKDTRETVTSVSSDGTIDTENVRFRVVGPGATIEIPIFDFGEARTREAEQNYMQAFNRLAAKAIDIRSEARLAYRTYRSTWDIANHYQREILPLRKIIVDESLLRYNAMLIDVFPLLAEVRQRILARIAAIEAKRDFWLASTDLRATVIGGAEARVEETSGSRTDAIGQ